In Rhodoligotrophos defluvii, a genomic segment contains:
- a CDS encoding osmoprotectant NAGGN system M42 family peptidase: MLRMRIDIGYLADVLERLLAIPSPSGYTDNVVRACCAELERLGIPFEITRRGAIRAVVRGEHRRPARALVAHLDTLGAQVRALKENGRLALVSIGTWSARFAEGARCTIFAERGAYRGSILPLLASGHAYGDAVDSQPAGWDHVELRVDAYARNEKDLAALGIAIGDIVAIDPQPEFLENGFIVSRHLDDKAGVAALLAALKAVMESQEALPVDTFFVFTISEEVGVGAAAVLTGDIASMVTVDNGTSAPGQNSREFGATIAMADMSGPFDYHLTQKLIRLCRDEDIRYQQDIFRFYRSDSASAIVAGHDVRTALITFGLDASHGYERIHMHALRSVAELVTAYVRSPVEIERDAIDVGPLEGFTSQPTEEAEQKLKPTSETGDNGVR, from the coding sequence TGCTCCGGATGAGGATTGATATCGGCTATCTCGCGGATGTGCTGGAGCGCCTCCTCGCGATACCGAGTCCGTCAGGCTACACCGACAATGTCGTTCGCGCCTGCTGCGCAGAGTTGGAGCGGCTCGGCATTCCCTTCGAGATCACCCGGCGCGGCGCCATACGCGCCGTGGTGCGCGGCGAGCATCGGCGGCCGGCCCGCGCCTTGGTCGCCCATCTGGATACGCTCGGCGCGCAGGTGCGTGCGCTCAAGGAGAACGGGCGCCTGGCCCTGGTGTCGATCGGCACCTGGTCGGCCAGGTTTGCCGAGGGCGCCCGCTGCACGATCTTTGCCGAGCGCGGCGCTTACCGCGGCAGCATTCTGCCGCTCCTGGCCTCCGGCCATGCCTATGGCGATGCGGTCGACAGCCAGCCCGCCGGCTGGGACCACGTGGAGCTGCGCGTAGATGCTTATGCGCGCAACGAGAAGGATCTGGCGGCGCTAGGGATCGCCATCGGCGACATCGTGGCCATCGATCCACAGCCCGAGTTCCTGGAGAACGGCTTCATCGTCTCGCGCCACCTCGACGACAAGGCGGGTGTCGCGGCCTTGCTCGCCGCGCTCAAGGCGGTGATGGAGAGCCAGGAGGCGCTGCCCGTCGACACCTTCTTCGTCTTCACCATATCCGAGGAGGTGGGAGTTGGGGCTGCCGCCGTGCTCACTGGCGACATCGCCTCCATGGTGACGGTCGACAACGGCACGTCCGCACCGGGCCAGAACAGCCGGGAATTTGGCGCGACCATCGCCATGGCGGATATGAGCGGCCCCTTCGATTATCACCTCACCCAGAAACTCATACGCCTGTGCCGCGATGAGGATATCCGCTATCAGCAGGACATCTTCCGCTTCTACCGGTCCGACAGCGCCTCGGCAATCGTGGCGGGGCACGACGTGCGCACGGCGCTCATCACGTTTGGGCTCGATGCCAGCCATGGCTATGAGCGCATCCATATGCATGCTCTGCGCTCCGTGGCCGAGCTGGTGACCGCCTATGTCCGCAGCCCCGTCGAGATTGAGCGCGACGCCATCGATGTCGGGCCGCTGGAGGGCTTCACCTCGCAGCCCACCGAGGAAGCCGAGCAAAAGCTCAAGCCAACCAGCGAGACTGGGGATAACGGCGTTCGCTGA